A genomic window from Streptomyces mirabilis includes:
- a CDS encoding MerR family transcriptional regulator, producing the protein MTADTPLSGRLDDDDYPAYTMGRAAEMLGTTPGFLRAIGEARLITPLRSEGGHRRYSRYQLRIAARARELVDRGTPVEAACRIVILEDQLEEAQRINAEYRRAANDTSSPG; encoded by the coding sequence ACAGCAGATACTCCACTGAGTGGTCGCCTGGACGACGACGACTACCCCGCGTACACGATGGGCCGGGCCGCCGAGATGCTCGGCACGACTCCCGGCTTCCTCCGGGCCATCGGGGAAGCCCGCCTGATCACTCCGTTGCGCTCGGAGGGTGGGCACCGGAGGTACTCCCGCTACCAACTCCGGATCGCCGCCCGTGCCCGCGAGCTGGTCGACAGGGGAACCCCGGTCGAGGCCGCTTGCCGCATCGTCATCCTCGAGGACCAACTCGAAGAAGCGCAGCGCATCAACGCCGAGTACCGTCGTGCCGCGAACGACACTTCCAGTCCGGGCTGA